Proteins encoded within one genomic window of Streptomyces sp. NBC_00523:
- a CDS encoding beta-N-acetylhexosaminidase, whose product MASSRGALLAVTAVAAASVVLVGCGGSGTEHGNGPETSRAASSPSPTPSPTRSYPLSKTPRTIPAVREHTPAHGPGWKPGKDSGVVLAKGSGKLADEGKLLAGELKIHYRGEAAARAGDVELALTPKASGGSESYTLRTADGRVRISGPGEAGVFYGTRTLKQSVRADGSMPEGEVRDRPDKPQRGLNLDIARKHYTASWIEDRMHEMADLKLNQLGLHFSDDQAFRIESDTHPEVVSPDHLTKKQVRHIVALAGRLHIQVVPEIDSPGHLGAVLRAHPDLQLHNVSGVASTGSLDISKPGAAKLIDELLGEYAELFGGAYWHLGGDEYRALMASNPAASYPQLQRAAVAKYGSGAGISDLATGWLNDRAKVVRKHDMRPKAWNDGQFRDSEVRADKDIEVEYWTGKEYGARSPEEYLREGRKVLNLNDEFMYYVLGQPNAFVYPTGKRIYEQWTPLVLRGTTPVPARYSDQILGGRFAVWGDFPNAQTAEQVAAGIRMPLRATAQKLWVPGKPKLSYAKFQSLAKEIDAG is encoded by the coding sequence GGAACCGAGCACGGCAACGGCCCCGAGACGTCCCGTGCGGCGTCGTCCCCTTCCCCCACCCCGTCACCGACCCGCAGCTACCCGCTCTCCAAGACGCCCCGCACCATCCCCGCCGTACGCGAGCACACCCCCGCCCACGGGCCCGGCTGGAAGCCCGGCAAGGACAGCGGGGTGGTCCTCGCGAAGGGCAGCGGCAAGCTCGCCGACGAGGGCAAGCTGCTGGCCGGCGAGCTGAAGATCCACTACCGGGGCGAGGCGGCCGCCCGCGCCGGTGACGTCGAGCTGGCCCTCACCCCGAAGGCGTCCGGCGGGTCCGAGTCGTACACCCTGCGCACCGCCGACGGGCGGGTGCGGATCAGCGGGCCGGGCGAGGCGGGCGTCTTCTACGGGACGCGCACCCTCAAGCAGTCCGTGCGCGCCGACGGCTCGATGCCCGAGGGCGAGGTGCGCGACCGGCCCGACAAGCCGCAGCGCGGCCTCAACCTCGACATCGCCCGCAAGCACTACACCGCGTCCTGGATCGAGGACCGGATGCACGAGATGGCCGACCTCAAGCTCAACCAGCTCGGCCTGCACTTCTCCGACGACCAGGCGTTCCGCATCGAGTCGGACACGCACCCCGAGGTGGTCTCGCCGGACCACCTGACGAAGAAGCAGGTGCGGCACATCGTCGCCCTGGCCGGCCGGCTGCACATCCAGGTCGTCCCGGAGATCGACTCGCCGGGCCACCTCGGCGCGGTGCTGCGCGCCCACCCCGACCTCCAGCTGCACAACGTCTCGGGCGTCGCCTCGACCGGGTCGCTGGACATCTCCAAGCCGGGCGCGGCCAAGCTGATCGACGAGCTCCTCGGCGAGTACGCGGAGCTGTTCGGCGGCGCGTACTGGCACCTGGGCGGCGACGAGTACCGGGCGCTGATGGCGAGCAACCCGGCCGCCTCCTACCCGCAGCTCCAGCGCGCGGCGGTCGCGAAGTACGGCTCCGGGGCCGGCATCTCCGACCTCGCCACCGGCTGGCTCAACGACCGGGCGAAGGTGGTCCGCAAGCACGACATGCGGCCGAAGGCGTGGAACGACGGCCAGTTCCGCGACAGCGAGGTGCGCGCCGACAAGGACATCGAGGTCGAGTACTGGACGGGCAAGGAGTACGGGGCCCGGTCGCCGGAGGAGTATCTGCGCGAGGGCCGCAAGGTCCTCAACCTCAACGACGAGTTCATGTACTACGTGCTCGGCCAGCCCAACGCCTTCGTCTACCCGACCGGCAAGCGGATCTACGAGCAGTGGACCCCGCTCGTGCTGCGCGGCACCACCCCGGTCCCGGCGCGCTACTCGGACCAGATCCTCGGCGGCCGGTTCGCGGTCTGGGGCGACTTCCCGAACGCCCAGACCGCCGAGCAGGTCGCCGCGGGCATCCGGATGCCGCTGCGGGCGACGGCCCAGAAGCTGTGGGTCCCGGGCAAGCCGAAGCTGAGCTACGCGAAATTCCAGTCCCTGGCGAAGGAGATCGACGCGGGCTGA
- a CDS encoding DUF4328 domain-containing protein, which produces MCTTAADAGRGQSQSQSWAGSPGWAPEPLGPDQLRSPVGLARAVCVLLGAAAVADVLSIAAGVHARMLYADEADGGRVDEVAWNHADNLYRSTGALQSLTFLATVVVFLVWLHRVRRNAEVFDPSAHTLRPGWAIGGWFVPIGNLWLPYRVVSGVWSASAPLDGLGHRSFVPRGLLNAWWAALVADQLVSRGAGRLYADAETGDEIIRGLDLVAATDALDLVAAVLAILVVRRVTAMQSRRAELGAFPAVPRPLQAH; this is translated from the coding sequence GTGTGCACCACTGCGGCGGACGCCGGCCGGGGCCAGTCCCAGTCCCAGTCCTGGGCCGGCAGCCCCGGCTGGGCGCCGGAGCCGCTCGGGCCGGACCAGCTGCGCTCACCGGTCGGCCTGGCCAGGGCGGTGTGCGTGCTGCTCGGCGCGGCGGCCGTCGCGGACGTGCTGTCGATCGCCGCCGGTGTCCACGCCCGCATGCTGTACGCCGACGAGGCGGACGGCGGCAGGGTCGACGAGGTGGCGTGGAACCACGCCGACAACCTGTACCGGTCCACCGGGGCCCTCCAGTCGCTCACCTTCCTCGCGACGGTCGTCGTCTTCCTCGTGTGGCTGCACCGGGTCCGGCGCAACGCGGAAGTGTTCGACCCGTCCGCCCACACGCTGCGGCCCGGCTGGGCGATCGGCGGCTGGTTCGTACCCATCGGCAACCTGTGGCTGCCGTACCGGGTGGTGAGCGGTGTGTGGTCCGCCAGTGCCCCGCTCGACGGCCTTGGACACCGGTCCTTCGTGCCGCGCGGCCTGCTGAACGCGTGGTGGGCGGCGCTGGTCGCGGACCAGCTCGTGAGCCGGGGCGCCGGCCGCCTCTACGCCGACGCGGAGACCGGGGACGAGATCATCCGCGGGCTCGACCTGGTTGCCGCCACCGATGCGCTCGACCTCGTCGCGGCGGTCCTGGCCATCCTGGTCGTCCGCAGGGTGACGGCGATGCAGTCCCGGCGCGCGGAACTCGGCGCGTTCCCCGCGGTGCCGCGTCCGCTCCAGGCGCACTGA
- a CDS encoding NUDIX hydrolase, with protein sequence MTTTAGVPAVPVRVCAVLVEGGELCLIRRGRPAGAQYSLPGGLLHADEQVSAGLARELREELGLDVAALPEPPRLLRVQDQVTTRPGRPGTFRRLHLIHLLPVPREVRAAFPATELDAEDGARVVWVPLAEAAGLHLYPAAGPVLLDPAGPDVLLPPLTDLTYAWR encoded by the coding sequence GTGACGACCACCGCAGGCGTTCCCGCCGTCCCGGTCCGCGTGTGCGCGGTCCTCGTCGAAGGCGGCGAGCTCTGTCTCATCCGGCGTGGGCGGCCCGCCGGAGCGCAGTACTCGCTGCCCGGCGGGCTGCTCCACGCGGACGAGCAGGTGTCCGCCGGACTGGCCCGGGAACTGCGCGAGGAGCTGGGCCTCGATGTCGCGGCGCTGCCCGAACCGCCCCGGCTGCTCCGGGTGCAGGACCAGGTCACGACGCGGCCCGGCCGCCCCGGTACGTTCCGCCGGCTCCACCTCATCCATCTGCTGCCCGTGCCCCGCGAGGTGCGCGCGGCCTTCCCGGCCACCGAGTTGGACGCGGAGGACGGGGCCCGTGTCGTCTGGGTGCCCCTCGCGGAGGCCGCCGGGCTGCACCTCTACCCGGCGGCCGGACCGGTGCTGCTGGACCCGGCCGGGCCCGACGTACTGCTGCCCCCGCTCACCGACCTGACGTACGCCTGGCGGTAG
- a CDS encoding RNA polymerase sigma factor — MLGDDAGLTAAVLAAQRGDEDAFRTVYRAVQPRLLGYIRTLVGEPDAEDVASESWLQIARDLDRFSGDADRFRGWAARIARNRALDHLRMRGRRPAIGGDETELSDKPAGSDTADEAIESLATGRTLSLIAQLPQDQAEAVVLRVVVGLDAKSAAETLGKRPGAVRTAAHRGLKRLAELLGADTAGIAAQRPGGEGGQPGPGPARLPGQADGTRRRRAEPEGPEASSAAFRKNAGDAPGRTGELGAVPVQRPPRTGLVAPAGVTHSRLWTQKDM; from the coding sequence GTGCTGGGGGACGACGCGGGGCTTACTGCCGCGGTGCTCGCGGCACAGCGCGGGGACGAGGACGCCTTCCGTACTGTGTACCGCGCTGTGCAGCCGCGGCTGCTTGGCTACATAAGGACACTGGTGGGGGAGCCGGACGCCGAGGACGTGGCGTCCGAGTCGTGGCTTCAGATAGCCCGTGACCTCGACCGTTTCAGCGGGGACGCGGACCGCTTCCGGGGCTGGGCCGCGCGCATAGCCCGCAACCGGGCGCTGGACCATCTCCGGATGCGCGGCAGGCGCCCCGCCATCGGCGGCGACGAGACGGAGCTCTCCGACAAGCCGGCCGGTTCCGACACGGCCGACGAGGCGATCGAGTCCCTGGCGACCGGGCGCACCCTGTCGCTCATCGCCCAGCTGCCGCAGGACCAGGCCGAGGCGGTGGTGCTCCGCGTGGTGGTCGGCCTCGACGCGAAGAGCGCCGCGGAGACCCTCGGCAAGCGGCCCGGCGCGGTCCGCACCGCCGCCCACCGCGGACTGAAGCGGCTCGCCGAACTGCTCGGGGCGGACACGGCGGGCATCGCGGCCCAGCGCCCGGGCGGCGAGGGCGGACAGCCCGGCCCCGGCCCGGCCAGGCTCCCCGGTCAGGCGGACGGCACCCGGCGGCGCCGGGCGGAGCCGGAGGGCCCCGAGGCGTCCTCGGCGGCCTTCCGGAAGAATGCGGGGGACGCGCCGGGACGGACCGGGGAGCTCGGTGCCGTACCCGTGCAACGCCCCCCACGCACCGGCCTGGTGGCTCCCGCCGGTGTGACGCATTCGCGTCTGTGGACGCAGAAGGACATGTGA
- a CDS encoding L,D-transpeptidase family protein gives MIRTGRTGRGYALRGAAVVAVVAMAGVTAGCKEQLAAGASAAPSAPAGSSSPADDAKPGDGSASPSASAKPKEPVKASPKPSATRSTPTADPQGTVLMASGAEGKQVRELQARLRQIGHFDRSPTGYYGTVTVAAVQSFQGKRGLARTGRTDTVTWQKLLGMTHKPTATELNPPTTRPVAKPDKRCLTGRVICISKNSRTLSWMIDGKVLSSMDVRFGSQYTPTREGTFSVYWKSRHHVSTIYHTAMPYAMFFSGGQAVHYSSDFAARGYNGASHGCVNVRDEGKIAALFAAVRTGDKVVVHK, from the coding sequence ATGATACGCACGGGCAGGACCGGGCGCGGTTACGCGCTCCGAGGGGCCGCCGTCGTGGCCGTGGTGGCGATGGCCGGGGTGACCGCCGGATGCAAGGAGCAGCTCGCGGCCGGTGCCTCGGCCGCGCCCTCCGCACCGGCGGGCAGCAGCTCCCCCGCCGACGACGCGAAGCCGGGCGACGGCTCCGCGAGCCCGTCGGCGAGCGCGAAGCCGAAGGAGCCGGTCAAGGCGTCGCCCAAGCCGAGCGCGACCCGCTCCACGCCCACGGCCGACCCGCAGGGCACGGTGCTGATGGCGAGCGGGGCCGAGGGCAAGCAGGTGCGCGAACTCCAGGCGCGGCTGCGGCAGATCGGGCATTTCGACCGCAGCCCCACGGGCTACTACGGGACGGTCACCGTGGCCGCCGTGCAGTCCTTCCAGGGCAAGCGCGGTCTGGCCAGGACCGGCAGGACCGACACCGTCACCTGGCAGAAGCTGCTCGGCATGACGCACAAGCCGACAGCCACCGAGCTGAACCCGCCGACCACCCGGCCGGTCGCCAAGCCGGACAAGCGGTGTCTGACCGGCCGTGTCATCTGCATCAGCAAGAACAGCCGCACGCTGTCCTGGATGATCGACGGCAAGGTCCTCTCGTCCATGGACGTGCGGTTCGGCTCGCAGTACACACCGACCCGCGAGGGCACGTTCTCCGTGTACTGGAAGTCGCGCCACCACGTGTCCACGATCTACCACACGGCCATGCCGTACGCGATGTTCTTCAGCGGCGGCCAGGCGGTGCACTACTCCTCGGACTTCGCGGCCCGCGGCTACAACGGGGCCTCGCACGGGTGTGTGAACGTCCGGGACGAGGGGAAGATCGCGGCCCTGTTCGCCGCCGTCCGCACCGGGGACAAGGTCGTCGTCCACAAGTGA
- the leuE gene encoding leucine efflux protein LeuE produces MLGVTDLPTYLAGLVLIVLLPGPNSLYVLSVAARRGVRTGYVAAAGVWTGDTVLMTLSALGASSLLQTTPVLFAVVKYAGAGYLTWMAIGMLRAAVSMWRERHRRVAEITDEERAEARAPGAMERPYRRALVVSLFNPKAILFLISFFVQFVDPGYAYPALSFLVLGTLLQLASFLYLSALIFGGTRLSAAFRRRRRLSAGATSAAGVLFLGFAAKLSLSSV; encoded by the coding sequence ATGCTGGGTGTCACCGACCTTCCGACCTATCTCGCCGGCCTCGTGCTGATCGTTCTGCTGCCGGGGCCGAATTCGCTGTACGTGCTGTCCGTCGCCGCGCGGCGCGGGGTGCGGACCGGGTATGTGGCGGCGGCCGGGGTGTGGACCGGGGACACCGTGCTGATGACGCTGTCGGCGCTGGGCGCCTCGTCGCTGCTGCAGACGACGCCCGTGCTGTTCGCCGTCGTCAAGTACGCGGGCGCCGGCTATCTGACCTGGATGGCGATCGGGATGCTGCGGGCGGCCGTGTCGATGTGGCGCGAGCGGCACCGGCGGGTCGCCGAGATCACCGACGAGGAGCGGGCCGAGGCGCGGGCCCCGGGGGCCATGGAGCGGCCGTACCGGCGGGCGCTGGTGGTCAGCCTGTTCAACCCGAAGGCGATCCTCTTCCTGATCTCGTTCTTCGTGCAGTTCGTGGACCCCGGATACGCCTACCCCGCCCTGTCGTTCCTGGTCCTCGGCACCCTGCTCCAGCTCGCCAGCTTCCTGTACCTGTCGGCGCTGATCTTCGGCGGCACCCGGCTGTCCGCCGCCTTCCGCAGGCGCCGGCGGCTCTCGGCCGGGGCCACCTCGGCGGCCGGGGTGCTGTTCCTCGGCTTCGCCGCGAAGCTGTCGCTCAGCAGCGTCTGA
- a CDS encoding class I SAM-dependent methyltransferase, with the protein MVSLLNNRLARRALRPAAALVDRRIQQRVERAAGPLRGELATLRREYEEERRGRYAVELLLDGTGRGAHRMPPAHEVDRLVREVGALAGNNAAARRSVVSAYRTVVALEALGVGRLAGSTSNVCGKLATVPLLAPPNGRILEIGTLYGLFAAALTRMTHRAGVEPELTIVDPLAGSQLQPGTSQPADPTGTPVREDVVRANLALTGGGTTHHPRIVRGFSSAPEVRAEAGDREYGVIVVDGDHSMAGVAADLEWVEGIVAPGGIVVLDDYGDAAWPGVQEALDKHLADGTSRLRLLGRVATSAYLRAE; encoded by the coding sequence ATGGTCTCCCTTCTGAACAACCGCCTCGCACGGCGCGCCCTGCGCCCCGCCGCCGCCCTGGTCGACCGCCGCATCCAGCAGCGCGTGGAGCGCGCCGCCGGGCCGTTGCGCGGCGAACTCGCCACCCTGCGCAGGGAGTACGAGGAGGAGCGGCGCGGCCGGTATGCCGTGGAGCTGCTGCTCGACGGGACCGGGCGCGGCGCCCACCGCATGCCCCCGGCCCATGAGGTGGACCGGCTGGTCCGCGAGGTGGGGGCGCTGGCCGGGAACAACGCGGCGGCGCGGCGCAGTGTGGTGTCCGCCTACCGCACGGTGGTCGCCCTGGAGGCGCTGGGCGTCGGGCGGCTGGCGGGCTCGACGTCCAATGTGTGCGGCAAGCTGGCGACCGTACCGCTGCTGGCCCCGCCGAACGGGCGCATCCTGGAGATCGGCACGCTGTACGGGCTGTTCGCCGCCGCGCTGACCCGGATGACGCACCGGGCGGGGGTCGAGCCGGAGCTGACGATCGTGGACCCGTTGGCCGGTTCCCAGCTCCAGCCGGGCACCTCGCAGCCCGCCGACCCCACGGGCACGCCGGTCCGCGAGGACGTGGTGCGGGCCAACCTGGCGCTGACCGGGGGCGGCACCACCCACCACCCCCGGATCGTGCGGGGCTTCTCCAGCGCCCCGGAGGTGCGGGCGGAGGCGGGCGACCGGGAGTACGGGGTGATCGTGGTGGACGGCGACCACTCCATGGCGGGGGTGGCCGCCGACCTGGAATGGGTCGAGGGGATCGTGGCCCCCGGCGGGATCGTGGTCCTCGACGACTACGGGGACGCGGCGTGGCCGGGCGTCCAGGAGGCCCTGGACAAGCATCTGGCGGACGGGACCTCGCGGCTGCGGCTGCTGGGGCGCGTGGCGACGTCGGCGTACCTGCGGGCGGAGTGA
- a CDS encoding YfhO family protein — protein MTKLPILRLPRGRAAALAAVLAALTVCAGDAVARSHPFGPLTRSVNDLGNQFVPFHARLWDLLHGRADGGLLLNWQSGYGTGFLPDFGTYLSSPFALLVGVFPRDRIDLAVYAVTLVKTGAAAAAMTWLLTALRRGRGREWAAVVLGASYALCGWSVIEAVYNPMWLDGLIAFPLLCLAAEWARTGRRPVLGTLLVTLAWVSNFYTAYMATLGAALVLVVRLLVEGGTRRERVRGLGRAVRTVALGVGLAAPVLVPVYLGTRHAYPGWTRAFAPAAWPDVAARLLPATYGFFSPALFLGTGALLLAGALAFHRAVPRTERLVWAGLVAGVALSLQWGPTHLLWHAFATPNGSPYRQTFVLSGLLVIAAWLSVASGWPDRRALLGGAGVVALIAAGAASSALVTAWTYPLSVAGLAAVAGALVLARRGRYAVLAALLLVGAQAGQAAATTAYADRQRLGRLDDYAPWGERQRLQAAAVAEADGWPRYRTDPGLEQSTANDPMLTGGQGGAYYSSHTPDVLTRTFLALGAGWTSNGRALHDPDSPVTDAVFSVGARVHMPRDPHQGWNRPDDRPVTVTHEDVPPLVTVRPADEHARYGRSPFRNQEKLLGASVYTVPETSLRAADGSGAGDTGAYDYAVRPGAYTLRAACPAGSEVYLWAPDLFGRARLGSGEEADFRGELPGRRAELRKLGDGGGALDVALRVARPGTVPHEAVGCLDRDRLTRAVAGLKRTGATRVTVTGSGVRAELPRGTKGLAVLAAPRIAGWSCGGRPADSYLGLVAAPVSGDRPVLDCAYRPPGLKAGSLAGGLALLGLVAVGLTGRRRRAAP, from the coding sequence ATGACGAAACTCCCGATACTCCGGTTGCCGCGCGGCCGGGCCGCCGCCCTGGCCGCCGTGCTCGCCGCCCTCACCGTCTGCGCCGGGGACGCGGTGGCCCGCAGCCACCCCTTCGGCCCGCTCACCCGCAGCGTCAACGACCTGGGCAACCAGTTCGTCCCGTTCCACGCCCGCCTCTGGGACCTGCTGCACGGCCGCGCCGACGGCGGGCTGCTGCTGAACTGGCAGTCCGGCTACGGCACGGGCTTCCTGCCGGACTTCGGTACGTATCTGAGCAGCCCGTTCGCCCTGCTCGTCGGCGTCTTCCCCCGGGACCGCATCGACCTGGCGGTGTACGCGGTCACGCTGGTGAAGACCGGGGCGGCGGCGGCCGCGATGACCTGGCTCCTGACGGCGCTCCGTCGCGGCCGGGGCCGGGAGTGGGCGGCCGTCGTGCTCGGGGCCTCGTACGCGCTGTGCGGGTGGTCGGTCATCGAGGCCGTGTACAACCCGATGTGGCTGGACGGGCTGATCGCCTTCCCGCTGCTGTGCCTCGCCGCCGAGTGGGCCCGCACGGGCCGTCGGCCGGTCCTGGGCACGCTGCTGGTGACGCTGGCCTGGGTGTCGAACTTCTACACCGCGTACATGGCGACGCTCGGCGCGGCGCTGGTGCTGGTGGTGCGGCTGCTGGTGGAGGGCGGGACGCGCCGGGAGCGGGTACGGGGGCTGGGGAGGGCGGTACGGACGGTCGCGCTGGGCGTGGGACTCGCCGCGCCCGTCCTGGTGCCGGTGTATCTCGGGACGCGGCACGCCTACCCGGGCTGGACCCGCGCGTTCGCTCCGGCGGCCTGGCCCGATGTCGCGGCCCGGTTGCTCCCGGCGACGTACGGCTTCTTCAGCCCGGCGCTCTTCCTCGGCACCGGCGCCCTGCTCCTCGCGGGCGCCCTGGCCTTCCACCGGGCCGTCCCGCGCACCGAACGCCTGGTGTGGGCGGGGCTCGTGGCGGGGGTCGCGCTGTCGTTGCAGTGGGGGCCGACGCATCTGCTGTGGCACGCCTTCGCGACGCCCAACGGCAGTCCGTACCGCCAGACGTTCGTGCTGTCCGGGCTTCTGGTGATCGCCGCCTGGCTGTCGGTCGCCTCCGGCTGGCCGGACCGGCGGGCGCTCCTCGGCGGCGCGGGGGTGGTCGCGCTGATCGCCGCCGGGGCCGCGTCCAGCGCCCTGGTCACCGCCTGGACGTACCCGCTGTCCGTGGCGGGCCTGGCGGCCGTGGCGGGCGCCCTGGTGCTGGCCCGGCGCGGCCGGTACGCCGTGCTGGCGGCGCTCCTCCTGGTCGGGGCGCAGGCCGGGCAGGCCGCCGCGACGACCGCGTACGCCGACCGGCAGCGGCTGGGCCGGCTGGACGACTACGCCCCCTGGGGCGAGCGCCAGCGCCTCCAGGCGGCGGCGGTCGCCGAGGCGGACGGCTGGCCGCGCTACCGGACCGATCCGGGCCTGGAACAGAGCACGGCGAACGATCCGATGCTGACCGGCGGCCAGGGCGGGGCCTACTACAGCAGCCACACCCCGGACGTGCTGACCCGCACCTTCCTGGCCCTGGGCGCCGGGTGGACGTCCAACGGCCGCGCCCTGCACGACCCGGACAGCCCGGTGACCGACGCGGTGTTCTCCGTGGGCGCCCGGGTGCACATGCCGCGCGACCCGCACCAGGGCTGGAACCGCCCGGACGACCGCCCGGTCACGGTGACGCACGAGGACGTGCCGCCGCTGGTGACCGTACGGCCCGCCGACGAGCATGCGCGCTACGGGCGTTCCCCCTTCCGCAACCAGGAGAAGCTGCTCGGCGCGTCCGTCTACACGGTGCCGGAGACCTCTCTGCGCGCGGCGGACGGGAGCGGTGCGGGCGACACGGGCGCGTACGACTACGCGGTGCGGCCCGGCGCGTACACCCTCCGCGCGGCCTGCCCGGCGGGCAGTGAGGTGTATCTGTGGGCGCCGGACCTCTTCGGCCGCGCGCGGCTGGGTTCTGGGGAAGAGGCCGACTTCCGGGGTGAGTTGCCGGGGCGCCGGGCCGAGCTGCGGAAGCTGGGCGACGGGGGCGGGGCGCTCGACGTGGCCTTGCGGGTGGCCCGGCCGGGGACCGTCCCGCACGAGGCCGTCGGCTGCCTGGACCGGGACCGGCTGACCCGTGCGGTGGCCGGGCTGAAGCGGACGGGGGCGACGCGGGTGACGGTCACCGGGAGCGGGGTGCGCGCCGAACTCCCCCGGGGGACAAAGGGCTTGGCGGTGCTCGCCGCGCCCCGGATCGCCGGGTGGAGCTGCGGGGGCCGCCCGGCGGACTCGTACCTCGGGCTGGTCGCGGCCCCGGTGAGCGGCGACCGGCCGGTGCTGGACTGCGCGTACCGGCCGCCGGGGCTGAAGGCGGGGAGCCTCGCGGGGGGCCTGGCGCTGCTGGGGCTGGTGGCGGTGGGGCTGACCGGACGGCGGCGCAGGGCGGCGCCGTAA
- a CDS encoding polysialyltransferase family glycosyltransferase, which produces MPATIQIFSACTQYAAATLVAALRSGMFGPRSEHRRILVVSDTSPAPELGTPLHERPGFGALAAEFDAVRSWNDFISPFHPGGWAPREQDAPLWERAVRAAWDLGDGPVELACESIQANPAQALATVFGDSPLHVYADGLMSYGPTRSRLDQLIGTRIRRLLHLDLVPGLKPLLLTEFGVEPEVVPTDVFLKVLGELADPVAAPVVPAQAPGPALVLGQYLSTLGILTPRQEEELHAGMVRGAVALGHTRIVFKPHPSAPAHWTRALEEEAVRLGAVLTVADSPVLAETLFESMRPALVVGCFSTALLTAASFYGLPVARLGTGPLLQQLSPYQNSNRIPVTIVDALLPDLADPAAVTGWSMPSPEEIARGAAGLVGAVGYAMQPQLQAPLRPVAERYLSGHRDAVRRYFKRRRLTALGLPGAIPAQLTFIPRNATVRRLARRARTLKRAAAG; this is translated from the coding sequence ATGCCCGCCACCATCCAGATCTTCTCGGCGTGCACGCAGTACGCCGCCGCCACGCTCGTCGCGGCCCTGCGCTCGGGCATGTTCGGGCCGCGCTCCGAGCACCGGCGCATCCTCGTCGTGAGCGACACCTCGCCCGCCCCGGAGCTCGGCACCCCGCTCCACGAGCGGCCCGGATTCGGGGCGCTGGCCGCCGAGTTCGACGCGGTGCGGTCCTGGAACGACTTCATCAGCCCGTTCCACCCGGGCGGCTGGGCCCCCCGGGAGCAGGACGCCCCGCTGTGGGAGCGGGCGGTGCGCGCGGCCTGGGACCTCGGGGACGGACCGGTCGAGCTGGCCTGCGAGTCCATCCAGGCCAACCCCGCCCAGGCGCTGGCGACGGTCTTCGGGGACAGCCCGCTGCATGTGTACGCGGACGGGCTGATGAGCTACGGACCGACCCGCAGCCGGCTCGACCAGCTGATCGGCACCCGCATCCGCCGGCTGCTCCACCTGGACCTGGTGCCGGGGCTCAAGCCCTTGCTGCTCACGGAGTTCGGGGTGGAGCCGGAGGTCGTCCCGACGGACGTGTTCCTCAAGGTGCTGGGCGAGCTGGCCGACCCGGTCGCCGCCCCCGTCGTCCCCGCCCAGGCCCCGGGCCCCGCGCTCGTCCTCGGCCAGTACCTGTCCACGCTGGGCATCCTGACGCCCCGCCAGGAGGAGGAGCTGCACGCGGGAATGGTGCGCGGCGCGGTCGCCCTCGGCCACACCCGTATCGTCTTCAAACCGCATCCCAGCGCGCCCGCCCACTGGACGCGCGCCCTGGAGGAGGAGGCGGTACGGCTCGGTGCGGTGCTCACCGTGGCGGACAGCCCGGTCCTGGCGGAGACGCTGTTCGAGTCGATGCGCCCCGCCCTCGTCGTCGGCTGCTTCTCCACCGCGCTGCTGACCGCCGCCTCGTTCTACGGACTGCCGGTCGCCCGCCTGGGCACGGGCCCGCTGCTGCAACAGCTCAGCCCGTACCAGAACAGCAACCGCATCCCCGTGACCATCGTGGACGCCCTGCTCCCCGACCTGGCCGACCCGGCGGCGGTGACCGGCTGGTCGATGCCCTCGCCGGAGGAGATCGCGCGCGGGGCCGCCGGGCTGGTCGGCGCGGTCGGCTACGCGATGCAGCCGCAGCTCCAGGCCCCCCTGCGCCCCGTCGCCGAGCGCTATCTGAGCGGCCACCGGGACGCCGTGCGGCGGTACTTCAAGCGGCGGCGGCTGACCGCGCTCGGGCTGCCGGGGGCGATTCCGGCGCAGCTCACGTTCATCCCGCGCAACGCGACGGTCCGCCGCCTCGCGCGCCGGGCCCGCACCCTGAAGCGGGCTGCGGCCGGCTGA